Proteins encoded in a region of the Streptomyces sp. NBC_00310 genome:
- a CDS encoding amidase, which yields MNATNTTHLTSLSAVRLVEGYRKGEFSPVDVAREALERAERVQPAVNAFVRIDAESALAQARESEGRWRRGEPAGAVDGVPVTVKDILLMRGGPTLKGSKTISAEGSWDEDAPSVARLREQGAVFLGKTTTPEFGWKGVTDSPLSGVTRNPYDLSRTAGGSSGGAAAAVALGAGPLALGTDGGGSVRIPAAFCGVFGLKPTYGRVPLYPASAFGTLAHVGPLTRDAADAALMLDVVSGPDARDWSGLGPTPGSFVDALAGGVRGLRIAYSPSLGGQVAVQPGVALAVRRAVEGLAGLGAYVSEADPDFSDPVEAFHTLWFSGAARVTQRLGPRQAEVLDPGLREIRELGARLSALDYLAAVDVRMDLGRRMGAFHERYDVLVTPALPVTAFEAGVEVPRGSGHRRWTGWTPFTYPFNLTQQPAASVPVGLDGDGLPVGLQVVAARHRDDLVLRVAHALYEAEVAPARM from the coding sequence ATGAACGCGACGAACACGACGCACCTGACGTCGCTGTCCGCCGTACGCCTGGTCGAGGGGTACCGCAAGGGCGAGTTCAGCCCGGTGGACGTCGCGCGCGAGGCCCTCGAACGGGCCGAGCGGGTACAGCCTGCCGTGAACGCGTTCGTGCGTATCGACGCCGAGTCGGCCCTCGCGCAGGCGCGGGAGTCGGAGGGGCGCTGGCGGCGCGGGGAGCCGGCCGGGGCGGTGGACGGGGTGCCGGTCACGGTGAAGGACATCCTGCTGATGCGGGGTGGGCCGACCCTGAAGGGTTCCAAGACCATCTCGGCCGAGGGGAGTTGGGACGAGGACGCGCCTTCCGTGGCCCGGCTGCGGGAGCAGGGGGCCGTCTTCCTGGGGAAGACCACGACGCCCGAGTTCGGCTGGAAGGGCGTCACCGACTCGCCGCTGAGCGGGGTGACACGGAATCCGTACGACCTCTCGCGTACGGCCGGGGGCTCCAGCGGGGGCGCCGCGGCGGCCGTCGCGCTCGGGGCCGGGCCGCTGGCGCTGGGCACGGACGGGGGTGGCAGCGTGCGTATCCCGGCCGCCTTCTGCGGGGTGTTCGGGCTGAAGCCGACGTACGGGCGGGTGCCGCTGTATCCCGCGAGCGCCTTCGGGACGCTGGCCCATGTGGGGCCGCTGACGCGGGACGCGGCGGACGCCGCGCTGATGCTGGACGTGGTCTCCGGGCCCGACGCGCGGGACTGGTCGGGGCTCGGGCCCACGCCCGGGTCGTTCGTGGACGCGCTCGCCGGTGGGGTGCGGGGGCTGCGGATCGCGTACTCGCCGTCGCTGGGCGGACAGGTCGCCGTACAGCCGGGCGTCGCCCTCGCGGTGCGGCGGGCCGTGGAGGGGCTCGCCGGACTCGGGGCGTACGTCAGCGAGGCCGACCCCGACTTCTCCGATCCCGTCGAGGCGTTCCACACGCTGTGGTTCAGCGGGGCGGCCCGGGTGACGCAGCGGCTCGGGCCGCGTCAGGCGGAGGTGCTGGACCCCGGGTTGCGGGAGATCCGGGAGCTCGGGGCGCGGCTCTCCGCGCTCGACTATCTGGCCGCGGTGGATGTGCGGATGGATCTCGGGCGGCGGATGGGCGCGTTCCATGAGCGGTACGACGTTCTGGTCACGCCCGCGTTGCCGGTGACGGCCTTCGAGGCGGGGGTCGAGGTGCCGCGTGGCTCCGGGCATCGGCGCTGGACCGGCTGGACGCCGTTCACGTATCCCTTCAACCTGACGCAGCAGCCGGCGGCGAGTGTTCCCGTGGGCCTGGACGGGGACGGGCTGCCGGTGGGGCTTCAGGTGGTCGCGGCCCGGCACCGGGACGACCTGGTGCTGCGGGTGGCGCATGCGTTGTACGAGGCGGAGGTGGCTCCGGCCCGCATGTGA
- a CDS encoding sensor histidine kinase: MVGFAPPARSVWVAVAVVGLLVWSGLFTVLTLRPEPPPWLYAGDVAVVLVLCLAQGSLVPAEVLGASAGSGWIDMVARTGVFIAQFMLRQPLAIGAAIAIAAAHAMGAGVRDASVVLVLQGLLAAAVVVLLRHGARRADLALSEEASARASARARSAARTDELDQQRLLHDTVLATLTMVGTGSITRDSAALPERAAADLAIIADLRAHPGVARDVARAPAPLDVALRTVVLTHRVGLPPLEIEFDVPPLDLPHEVVEAVSLGVAEALANVARHANTRAARVTARRVGEGVAVEVCDSGRGFDPAAVPSHRRGLRESVHGRMRAVGGSARAASSPGAGTQVVLRWEP; the protein is encoded by the coding sequence GTGGTCGGCTTCGCACCGCCCGCCCGCTCGGTCTGGGTGGCCGTCGCGGTCGTCGGACTGCTTGTGTGGAGCGGTCTGTTCACCGTTCTGACGCTCAGGCCGGAACCTCCTCCCTGGCTCTACGCCGGTGATGTCGCCGTCGTTCTCGTGCTCTGCCTGGCGCAGGGCAGCCTTGTCCCAGCCGAGGTCCTGGGAGCGAGTGCGGGCTCCGGATGGATCGACATGGTCGCCCGCACCGGCGTCTTCATCGCACAGTTCATGCTGCGGCAACCCCTGGCGATAGGCGCCGCGATCGCCATCGCGGCGGCTCACGCGATGGGCGCCGGCGTACGAGACGCCTCCGTCGTCCTGGTGCTCCAGGGGCTGCTCGCCGCCGCTGTCGTGGTCCTGCTGCGACATGGAGCGCGCAGGGCGGACCTCGCGCTGTCCGAGGAGGCGTCGGCGCGCGCGTCGGCGCGGGCCCGGTCCGCCGCCCGCACCGACGAACTCGACCAGCAGCGGCTGTTGCACGACACCGTGCTCGCCACGCTCACCATGGTGGGCACCGGCAGCATCACCCGTGACTCTGCCGCGCTGCCGGAACGGGCCGCGGCCGACCTGGCCATCATTGCGGACCTGCGGGCGCATCCCGGCGTGGCACGTGATGTGGCGCGGGCTCCCGCACCGCTGGATGTCGCGCTGCGCACCGTCGTACTGACGCACCGCGTCGGCCTCCCGCCACTGGAAATCGAGTTCGACGTGCCGCCGCTGGACCTGCCCCACGAGGTCGTGGAAGCCGTCTCGCTAGGGGTCGCCGAGGCCCTGGCCAACGTGGCCCGGCACGCGAACACCCGTGCTGCCCGGGTCACGGCCAGGCGCGTCGGGGAGGGCGTCGCCGTCGAAGTCTGCGACAGCGGACGCGGGTTCGACCCTGCGGCTGTTCCCTCCCACCGGCGCGGCCTGCGGGAATCGGTCCACGGCCGGATGCGTGCCGTGGGCGGCAGCGCCCGGGCGGCATCGTCCCCCGGCGCCGGCACCCAGGTCGTGCTGAGGTGGGAACCGTGA
- a CDS encoding response regulator produces the protein MARTTGPLTVAIIDDHPVVIEGIQTWLSEEPRISVGYTGETSDVEPGVADVLILDLNLHGRLVIGDIATLAAAGQRVIAFSQFTEQRVVLESLEAGACEFVAKNEGRAHLVNTVLAAAGDRPYVTPTAAGVLVGDRGANRPKLSSQERTALLWWFQSMSKASVARRMGVSVHTVDVYIRRARVKYAQVGRSAPTKADMLARAIEDGLVKPDDITGYGSAAVGVG, from the coding sequence ATGGCCCGTACGACCGGCCCCCTGACCGTCGCCATCATCGACGATCACCCTGTCGTCATCGAAGGCATCCAGACCTGGCTGTCCGAGGAACCGCGGATCTCGGTGGGGTACACCGGCGAGACCTCGGATGTGGAGCCCGGCGTCGCGGATGTCCTCATTCTCGATCTGAATCTGCACGGCAGACTCGTGATCGGCGATATCGCCACGCTGGCCGCGGCGGGTCAACGGGTCATCGCCTTCTCGCAGTTCACCGAGCAGCGGGTGGTGCTCGAATCGCTGGAGGCCGGCGCATGCGAGTTCGTCGCGAAGAACGAGGGGCGGGCGCACCTGGTGAACACGGTGTTGGCGGCGGCGGGCGACAGGCCGTACGTCACGCCGACGGCTGCGGGCGTCCTCGTCGGTGATCGCGGCGCGAACAGGCCCAAGCTGTCCTCGCAGGAACGTACCGCGCTGCTGTGGTGGTTCCAGTCCATGTCGAAGGCTTCGGTCGCCCGGCGCATGGGTGTATCGGTTCACACTGTCGACGTCTACATCCGTCGGGCGCGAGTCAAGTACGCGCAGGTCGGCAGGTCCGCACCGACGAAGGCGGACATGCTGGCCCGGGCGATCGAGGACGGCTTGGTGAAGCCCGACGACATCACGGGCTACGGGTCAGCGGCGGTCGGCGTGGGTTGA
- a CDS encoding DUF3830 family protein: protein MTDRYLEISLLKRQVVCRAKLLDDRAPLTCAAVWDALPLAGDVYHAKYARNEIYALFPPFAPHEPPLENPTVTPIPGDLCYFSFAGTELATNAYGYDAEVRPGTTLVDLALFYERNNLLLNGDVGWVPGIVWGQVVEGLDEMAEACNDLWRTGASGETLRFRRA, encoded by the coding sequence ATGACCGACCGCTACCTAGAGATCTCCCTGCTCAAGCGCCAGGTCGTGTGCCGGGCGAAACTCCTCGACGACCGCGCGCCGCTCACCTGCGCCGCCGTCTGGGACGCCCTGCCCCTGGCCGGCGACGTCTACCACGCCAAATACGCCCGCAACGAGATCTACGCCCTCTTCCCGCCCTTCGCCCCCCACGAGCCACCCCTCGAAAACCCCACGGTCACCCCCATCCCCGGCGACCTCTGCTACTTCTCCTTCGCCGGCACGGAACTGGCCACGAACGCGTACGGCTACGACGCCGAGGTCCGCCCCGGTACGACCCTCGTCGACCTGGCCCTTTTCTACGAACGCAACAACCTGCTGCTGAACGGCGACGTGGGGTGGGTGCCGGGGATCGTATGGGGCCAGGTGGTCGAGGGCCTGGACGAGATGGCGGAGGCGTGCAACGACCTCTGGCGGACGGGGGCGTCGGGGGAGACCTTGCGGTTCCGGCGGGCGTGA
- the ehuB gene encoding ectoine/hydroxyectoine ABC transporter substrate-binding protein EhuB, which produces MAPATETSGRTGKTRDPSRRALLVGASALATAGALGAAGCSRVATASGTEGGELLDRLRAQGVVRLGIAGEIPFGYIDTDGELTGEGPEVARVVFKRLGVGRVQPVPTEFGSLIPGLNSQQFDVVSAGMYINPERCAEVIFSEPDHEMLDAFVVKKGNPKGLNDYADVIRAKARFATGSGYAQIAHAVEAGYAESDIVIVPDQVAGLNAVEAGRVDVFAGTSLTTREVVKKSRTTEATKPFAALVDGKPRVDGAGFAFRPAETRLRDAFNVELRKMKESGELLRVLRPFGFTKVEMTDLTTKELCRA; this is translated from the coding sequence ATGGCTCCAGCAACAGAGACCTCCGGGAGAACCGGGAAGACACGCGACCCCAGCCGCCGGGCCCTGCTCGTCGGCGCCTCCGCGCTCGCCACGGCGGGCGCGCTGGGCGCCGCCGGGTGCAGCCGGGTGGCCACCGCCTCCGGCACGGAGGGGGGTGAGCTGCTGGACCGGCTGCGGGCGCAGGGCGTCGTACGGCTCGGTATCGCGGGAGAGATCCCCTTCGGCTACATCGACACGGACGGCGAACTGACCGGCGAGGGGCCCGAAGTGGCCAGGGTCGTCTTCAAACGGCTGGGCGTGGGGCGGGTGCAGCCCGTTCCCACCGAGTTCGGCTCGCTCATACCCGGGCTGAACTCCCAGCAGTTCGACGTCGTCTCCGCCGGGATGTACATCAACCCCGAGCGCTGTGCGGAGGTCATCTTCTCCGAGCCCGACCACGAGATGCTGGACGCGTTCGTGGTGAAGAAAGGCAACCCGAAGGGTCTGAACGACTACGCGGACGTGATCCGTGCCAAGGCCCGGTTCGCCACGGGCTCGGGGTACGCGCAGATCGCGCACGCCGTCGAGGCCGGGTACGCGGAGAGCGACATCGTCATCGTGCCCGACCAGGTGGCCGGGCTGAACGCCGTGGAGGCGGGGCGGGTCGACGTGTTCGCGGGGACGTCGCTGACCACCCGCGAGGTGGTCAAGAAGTCCCGCACGACGGAGGCGACCAAGCCGTTCGCCGCGCTCGTCGACGGCAAGCCGCGGGTGGACGGGGCGGGCTTCGCGTTCCGGCCGGCCGAGACGCGGCTGCGGGACGCCTTCAACGTCGAGCTGCGGAAGATGAAGGAGAGCGGCGAACTGCTGCGCGTCCTGCGGCCCTTCGGCTTCACCAAGGTCGAGATGACCGACCTGACCACGAAGGAGCTCTGTCGCGCATGA
- the ehuC gene encoding ectoine/hydroxyectoine ABC transporter permease subunit EhuC — MTQGLWELVLRGVWVTLQLLVLGALLATVVSFVVGVARTHRRWIVRFVAGLYTEVFRGTSALIMIFWVYFVLPLAFGWQLVPMWAGVLALGLTYGAYGAEIVRGALTAVDPAQREGGIALSFTPWQRMRLILLPQAVPEMIPPFANLVVELLKGTALVSIIGMGDLAFSGSLVRLALQESVEIYTYLLLIYFVIAFLLTRGMRLLERRLKAGIGKAPVKATVAPVRVAEGASAGGGA; from the coding sequence ATGACACAGGGACTCTGGGAACTCGTCCTGCGCGGCGTCTGGGTCACCCTCCAACTGCTGGTCCTCGGCGCGCTGCTGGCCACGGTCGTCTCCTTCGTGGTGGGGGTCGCGCGCACCCACCGGCGGTGGATCGTCCGCTTCGTCGCGGGCCTGTACACCGAGGTGTTCCGCGGCACCTCCGCGCTGATCATGATCTTCTGGGTGTACTTCGTGCTGCCGCTGGCCTTCGGCTGGCAGCTGGTCCCGATGTGGGCGGGCGTCCTCGCCCTCGGGCTGACGTACGGGGCGTACGGCGCCGAGATCGTGCGCGGTGCCCTGACCGCCGTGGATCCGGCGCAGCGCGAGGGCGGTATCGCGCTGAGCTTCACCCCGTGGCAGCGGATGCGGCTGATCCTGCTGCCGCAGGCGGTCCCGGAGATGATCCCGCCCTTCGCCAACCTGGTGGTCGAACTGCTCAAGGGCACGGCGCTGGTGTCGATCATCGGCATGGGTGACCTGGCGTTCAGCGGCAGCCTGGTACGGCTGGCGCTGCAGGAGAGCGTGGAGATCTACACCTATCTCCTGCTCATCTACTTCGTGATCGCCTTCCTGCTCACCCGGGGCATGCGGCTGCTGGAGCGGCGGCTGAAGGCCGGGATCGGCAAGGCCCCGGTGAAGGCGACCGTGGCGCCCGTGCGGGTCGCCGAGGGCGCGAGCGCCGGAGGTGGTGCGTGA
- the ehuD gene encoding ectoine/hydroxyectoine ABC transporter permease subunit EhuD, translating into MNWDWNAVVDFLPHFRKGLLVTLQALALGSVVSFALGLVWALLVRTPTRWVSWPVGVATEFVRNTPLLVQLFFLFYVLPAWGLTFSALTTGVFAIGLHYSTYTMQVYRAGIEAVPVGQWEAATALNLPVRRTWTVVILPQAVRRVVPALGNYVISMLKDTPILMVITVPEMLSEARLYAQETFRFTEPLTVIGVAFILISYLASLLLRTLERRLVR; encoded by the coding sequence ATGAACTGGGACTGGAACGCGGTCGTCGACTTCCTGCCGCACTTCCGGAAGGGCCTGCTGGTCACCCTGCAGGCGCTGGCCCTGGGTTCGGTCGTCTCCTTCGCACTCGGACTGGTGTGGGCGCTGCTCGTGCGGACGCCGACCCGCTGGGTGAGCTGGCCGGTGGGGGTCGCCACGGAGTTCGTCCGGAACACTCCCCTGCTCGTCCAGCTGTTCTTCCTCTTCTATGTGCTGCCGGCCTGGGGGCTGACCTTCTCGGCGCTGACCACGGGCGTCTTCGCGATCGGGCTGCACTACTCGACGTACACGATGCAGGTCTACCGCGCCGGCATCGAGGCGGTGCCCGTGGGCCAGTGGGAGGCGGCCACCGCGTTGAACCTGCCGGTGCGGCGCACCTGGACGGTGGTGATCCTGCCGCAGGCGGTCCGCCGGGTGGTGCCCGCGCTGGGCAACTACGTGATCTCGATGCTCAAGGACACACCGATCCTGATGGTGATCACGGTCCCGGAGATGCTGAGCGAGGCACGGCTCTACGCCCAGGAGACCTTCCGTTTCACCGAGCCCCTGACCGTCATCGGGGTGGCCTTCATCCTCATCTCCTATCTGGCCTCCCTCCTTCTGCGAACCCTGGAGCGACGTCTTGTCCGCTGA
- the ehuA gene encoding ectoine/hydroxyectoine ABC transporter ATP-binding protein EhuA, giving the protein MKQPDAESGSGAPVDRPVDSAELIRFENVTKRFGSNTVLDRLDFSVDAGKHVTLIGPSGSGKTTILRLLMTLAKPDEGKITVGGQQLFPASDKQCREVRKNIGMVFQQFNLFPNMKVLRNITEAPVTVLGLSKDEAEARARELLDMVGLADKCDAYPSQLSGGQQQRVAIARALAMRPQVLLLDEVTSALDPELVAGVLDLLRDIARTTDITMLCVTHEMNFARDISDQVLMFDSGQVIESGSPEKIFGDPSHERTREFLGAVI; this is encoded by the coding sequence ATGAAGCAACCCGACGCCGAGTCCGGTTCCGGCGCGCCCGTGGACCGTCCCGTGGACAGCGCCGAGCTGATCCGCTTCGAGAACGTGACCAAACGATTCGGCAGCAACACCGTCCTGGACCGGCTCGACTTCTCGGTCGACGCCGGCAAGCACGTCACGCTGATCGGCCCGTCCGGCTCCGGCAAGACGACGATCCTGCGGCTGCTGATGACCCTGGCCAAGCCCGACGAGGGGAAGATCACCGTCGGCGGGCAGCAGCTGTTCCCGGCGAGCGACAAGCAGTGCCGTGAGGTCCGCAAGAACATCGGGATGGTGTTCCAGCAGTTCAACCTCTTCCCGAACATGAAGGTGCTGCGGAACATCACCGAGGCGCCCGTCACCGTCCTCGGGCTCTCCAAGGACGAGGCCGAGGCGCGCGCCCGCGAGCTGCTCGACATGGTGGGGCTCGCCGACAAGTGCGACGCCTACCCGTCCCAGCTCTCCGGCGGGCAGCAGCAGCGGGTGGCCATCGCCCGGGCGCTGGCGATGCGCCCGCAGGTGCTGCTCCTCGACGAGGTGACGTCCGCGCTCGACCCCGAGCTGGTCGCGGGCGTGCTCGACCTGCTCAGGGACATCGCCCGCACCACCGACATCACGATGCTCTGCGTGACCCACGAGATGAACTTCGCCCGGGACATCTCGGACCAAGTTCTGATGTTCGATTCTGGCCAGGTGATCGAGTCGGGCAGCCCCGAGAAGATCTTCGGCGATCCTTCGCACGAACGCACGCGCGAGTTCCTCGGTGCGGTCATCTGA
- a CDS encoding IclR family transcriptional regulator — MALKHEPTAPYHSAQDALRVLETVARHAGGVTDAEIARRTGVDSERLTALLRMLRREGYVEQTTDGAYVTGVALARLGSAQGHEQALREQLQHTLDRLRDSVGAAVYVTRYLDGEIQVTGWADSPATPAVHEWVDFRSSAHATAFGKGLLGQLDLNGRRDHLSRHRPARLTARTITNEKVLLSKLDAQTPTVPVLDLQEYAPGTVCAAVPLTAGSAVGCLALSLPLEHAHRLRAAANTLNRGAAPVLLSLAI; from the coding sequence GTGGCGCTCAAGCACGAGCCGACCGCGCCGTACCACTCGGCCCAGGACGCACTGCGCGTCCTGGAGACGGTGGCGCGGCACGCAGGTGGCGTCACCGACGCCGAGATCGCCCGTCGCACCGGCGTCGACAGTGAGCGGTTGACCGCGCTCCTGCGGATGCTGCGTCGCGAGGGGTATGTGGAGCAGACCACCGACGGCGCCTACGTCACCGGTGTCGCACTCGCCCGGCTGGGCTCCGCCCAGGGTCATGAGCAGGCCCTGCGCGAGCAGCTTCAGCACACCCTCGACCGGCTGCGCGACTCGGTGGGCGCCGCCGTCTACGTCACCCGTTACCTGGACGGCGAGATCCAGGTCACCGGCTGGGCCGACAGCCCGGCCACGCCCGCGGTCCACGAGTGGGTGGACTTCCGTTCCTCCGCCCACGCCACCGCGTTCGGCAAGGGTCTGCTGGGCCAGCTCGACCTCAACGGCCGGCGGGACCACCTCTCGCGACACCGCCCGGCCCGGCTCACGGCCCGCACGATCACCAACGAGAAGGTGCTGCTGAGCAAACTCGACGCCCAGACACCCACGGTCCCCGTCCTCGACCTCCAGGAGTACGCGCCGGGCACGGTCTGCGCGGCCGTCCCCCTCACCGCGGGCTCCGCCGTCGGCTGCCTCGCACTGTCCCTTCCGCTGGAGCACGCCCACCGGTTGCGCGCGGCGGCGAACACGTTGAATCGGGGAGCGGCGCCTGTGCTGCTCTCCCTGGCGATCTAG